In Oncorhynchus kisutch isolate 150728-3 linkage group LG7, Okis_V2, whole genome shotgun sequence, one DNA window encodes the following:
- the herc3 gene encoding putative E3 ubiquitin-protein ligase HERC3 isoform X2, protein MALNEQGQVFAWGAGGGGQLGLGTAEETVPIPRLIKKLCEHRISQIMCGNKHCIALSKDGQLFTWGQNSSGQLGLGKGEPSTLSPQPLKSLSGIPLAQITAGGDHSFALSLSGAVFGWGKNGAGQLGLNDKQDRSVPCHIKFLRSQKVVYISCGDEHTAALTKDGGLFTFGDGSRGQLGHDSTNNEPLPRQVQELMGSEVSQIACGRHHTLAFVPSSGLVYAFGCNTNGQLGTGIRGDIKSPLPVKSSLTGRLTGSPRHMSGPDHYAITKINCGGDHNFLLYSDEKSSTPPEDFRVTNISRSISLINDASLNTWRMKLLDNTDSTITNDVILLLSSTACWNASFLDESDDSHFKTNPKVPGIDLNSVRLLFETLSKPPFARLLEQATKSFESLLIPQLPCSPPDVEAMRIYLILSECPALHDSKNYITLTIPLAMAILRLDANPSKVLDNWWCLVDGGVFSRLVEMYKSIVVFLLTGGKALLVPVFLENYTSATLKLLEKLHKVNLKAGHVEYNRFYIPDITTLVDIQEDYLKWFLSKAEIKMRTPAVQSSVTLCAYPFILNAQAKTTMLQTDAELQMQMAVSGANMHNVFMLLTLEPLLARNPFLVLHVRRDHLVSDALRELTIYSDVDLKKPLKVIFDGEEAVDAGGVTKEFFLLLLKELMDPVYGMFTQYTQSNLLWFSDKCFVEYNWFNLIGIICGLAIYNSTVVDLHFPLVLYKKLLGVAPTLEDLKELSPTEGRSLQQLLDHEEDDIEETFCLNFAITREYYGLTEVKELIPGGDRITVDKNNREEFVEAYLKYMFRDSVSELYQAFSSGFLKVCGGKILSLFQPSELMAMVVGNNNYNWEEMEKNAVYKGEYSATHPTVRMFWEVFHEFPLEKKKRFLLFLTGSDRIPIHGMESLRISIQSTSAEEHYLPVAHTCYNLLDMPRYQTKETLHRRLTQAVEQYEGFSLV, encoded by the exons ATGGCGCTGAATGAGCAGGGCCAGGTGTTTGCCTGGGGGGCCGGTGGAGGGGGCCAGCTGGGACTGGGGACCGCTGAGGAGACCGTCCCAATCCCCAG GCTGATCAAGAAGCTGTGCGAGCATCGCATCTCTCAAATAATGTGTGGCAACAAGCACTGCATCGCACTCTCTAAAG ACGGTCAGCTGTTCACGTGGGGCCAGAACTCGAGCGGTCAGCTGGGTTTGGGGAAGGGAGAGCCCAGCACCTTGTCTCCCCAGCCCCTCAAGTCTCTGTCAGGTATCCCCCTGGCTCAGATCACCGCTGGGGGAGACCACAGCTTCGCCCTGTCCCTCTCCGGAGCTGTGTTCGGCTGGGGCAAGAACGGCGCCGGACAGCTGGGGTTAAATGACAAACAGG ACCGGTCTGTCCCTTGCCACATCAAGTTCCTCAGATCCCAAAAAGTGGTTTATATCAGCTGTGGGGACGAGCATACAGCTGCCCTCACCAAG GATGGGGGTTTGTTTACGTTTGGGGACGGCTCTCGTGGTCAACTGGGTCATGACTCCACCAACAACGAGCCTCTACCCAGACAGGTGCAGGAGCTGATGGGCAGCGAGGTTTCCCAGATTGCCTGTGGCAG ACACCACACCCTGGCGTTTGTGCCTTCCTCCGGTCTGGTGTATGCTTTCGGTTGTAACACCAATGGTCAGCTGGGCACAGGGATACGAGGTGACATCAAAAGCCCACTTCCTGTCAAAAGCAGCCTCACAGGAAGGCTCACAGGAAGTCCTCGTCATATGTCAG GGCCTGATCATTATGCCATTACAAAAATCAACTGTGGAGGGGACCATAACTTCCTATTGTACTCAGATGAAAAG AGTTCCACCCCTCCTGAAGACTTCCGCGTCACTAACATCAGTAGAAGCATCTCTTTGATAAATGATGCCAGTTTGAATACGTGGAGGATGAAACTCCTAGACAACACAGATTCCACTATCACCAA TGACGTCATTCTCCTGCTGTCTTCCACCGCCTGTTGGAACGCCAGCTTCCTGGATGAGAG TGATGACAGCCATTTTAAGACCAACCCTAAAGTCCCTGGCATCGATCTCAACTCAGTCCGCCTGCTGTTTGAGACACTCAGTAAACCGCCCTTCGCCAGACTATTGGAGCAG GCCACTAAGAGTTTTGAGAGCCTGCTGATCCCCCAGCTGCCCTGCTCTCCCCCTGACGTTGAGGCCATGAGGATCTACCTGATCCTGTCGGAGTGTCCCGCCCTACACGACTCCAAGAACTACATCACCCTCACCATCCCCCTAGCCATGGCCATACTCCGCCTGGATGCCAACCCCAGCAAAGTGCTTG ATAACTGGTGGTGCCTGGTGGACGGCGGTGTGTTCTCCAGGCTGGTGGAAATGTATAAGAGCATCGTGGTGTTCCTGTTAACCGGAGGAAAGGCCCTGCTCGTCCCTGTCTTCCTAGAAAACTATACCAGTGCCACGCTAAAGCTTCTAGAGAAACTTCATAAG GTTAACCTGAAGGCCGGGCATGTGGAGTACAACCGCTTCTATATCCCTGACATCACCACCCTGGTGGACATCCAGGAAGACTACCTCAAGTGGTTTCTGAGTAAAGCAGAGATT AAAATGAGAACACCAGCAGTACAG agctcagtgactttatgTGCCTACCCGTTCATACTGAACGCCCAAGCCAAGACCACCATGCTGCAAACTGACGCTGAGCTACAGATGCAG ATGGCGGTGAGCGGGGCCAACATGCATAACGTTTTCATGCTGCTGACGCTGGAACCCCTCCTGGCACGGAACCCCTTCCTGGTGCTCCACGTACGCAGGGACCACTTAGTGAGCGACGCGCTGAGAGAGCTCACCATCTACTCTGACGTCGACCTCAAGAAGCCCCTCAAG gtGATCTTTGATGGGGAGGAGGCGGTGGATGCAGGGGGGGTAACCAAGGAGTTCTTCCTACTGCTGTTGAAGGAGCTGATGGACCCTGTGTACGGCATGTTCACCCAGTACACCCAGTCCAACCTGCTCTGGTTCTCTGATAAA TGTTTTGTGGAGTACAACTGGTTCAATCTGATAGGGATCATTTGTGGGCTGGCCATCTATAACAGCACCGTGGTGGACCTCCACTTCCCCCTGGTCCTTTACAAGAAGCTACTGGGCGTAGCACCCACTCTGGAGGACCTCAAGGAGCTGTCGCCCACAGAGGGCAG gAGTTTACAACAGCTCCTGGACCATGAGGAAGATGACATTGAGGAGACATTTTGTCTAAACTTTGCT ATCACCAGAGAGTACTATGGTCTGACGGAGGTTAAGGAGCTTATCCCTGGAGGAGACCGCATCACTGTGGACAAGAACAACAG ggaGGAGTTTGTGGAGGCCTACCTGAAGTACATGTTCAGGGACTCGGTGAGCGAGCTGTACCAGGCCTTCTCCTCTGGGTTCCTGAAGGTGTGTGGTGGCAAGATCCTGTCGCTGTTCCAGCCCTCCGAGCTTATGGCCATGGTGGTGGGAAACAACAACTATAACTGGGAGGAAATGGAGAAG AATGCGGTTTACAAAGGAGAGTATTCAGCCACTCATCCGACTGTGAGGATGTTTTGGGAGGTATTCCATGAGTTCCCTCTGGAAAAGAAGAAGCGGTTCTTAT TATTCCTGACGGGCAGCGACCGCATCCCCATCCATGGCATGGAGAGCCTCCGCATCTCCATCCAGTCCACGTCGGCCGAGGAGCACTATCTGCCCGTGGCCCACACCTGCTACAACCTGCTGGACATGCCCCGCTACCAGACCAAAGAGACCCTACACCGCCGTCTGACCCAGGCCGTGGAGCAGTATGAGGGCTTCAGCCTGGTGTGA
- the herc3 gene encoding putative E3 ubiquitin-protein ligase HERC3 isoform X1, whose amino-acid sequence MMLCWGSTVEGQLGIGGAGDPVYEPRSCQAFNGRGLKEVACGGRHSLFLLRDGRVYTCGSNRCGQLGHDKPGDSPELVVALDTQKIGVVSCGQAHSMALNEQGQVFAWGAGGGGQLGLGTAEETVPIPRLIKKLCEHRISQIMCGNKHCIALSKDGQLFTWGQNSSGQLGLGKGEPSTLSPQPLKSLSGIPLAQITAGGDHSFALSLSGAVFGWGKNGAGQLGLNDKQDRSVPCHIKFLRSQKVVYISCGDEHTAALTKDGGLFTFGDGSRGQLGHDSTNNEPLPRQVQELMGSEVSQIACGRHHTLAFVPSSGLVYAFGCNTNGQLGTGIRGDIKSPLPVKSSLTGRLTGSPRHMSGPDHYAITKINCGGDHNFLLYSDEKSSTPPEDFRVTNISRSISLINDASLNTWRMKLLDNTDSTITNDVILLLSSTACWNASFLDESDDSHFKTNPKVPGIDLNSVRLLFETLSKPPFARLLEQATKSFESLLIPQLPCSPPDVEAMRIYLILSECPALHDSKNYITLTIPLAMAILRLDANPSKVLDNWWCLVDGGVFSRLVEMYKSIVVFLLTGGKALLVPVFLENYTSATLKLLEKLHKVNLKAGHVEYNRFYIPDITTLVDIQEDYLKWFLSKAEIKMRTPAVQSSVTLCAYPFILNAQAKTTMLQTDAELQMQMAVSGANMHNVFMLLTLEPLLARNPFLVLHVRRDHLVSDALRELTIYSDVDLKKPLKVIFDGEEAVDAGGVTKEFFLLLLKELMDPVYGMFTQYTQSNLLWFSDKCFVEYNWFNLIGIICGLAIYNSTVVDLHFPLVLYKKLLGVAPTLEDLKELSPTEGRSLQQLLDHEEDDIEETFCLNFAITREYYGLTEVKELIPGGDRITVDKNNREEFVEAYLKYMFRDSVSELYQAFSSGFLKVCGGKILSLFQPSELMAMVVGNNNYNWEEMEKNAVYKGEYSATHPTVRMFWEVFHEFPLEKKKRFLLFLTGSDRIPIHGMESLRISIQSTSAEEHYLPVAHTCYNLLDMPRYQTKETLHRRLTQAVEQYEGFSLV is encoded by the exons ATGATGCTGTGTTGGGGCAGTACTGTGGAGGGCCAGCTGGGTATCGGCGGAGCGGGGGACCCAGTGTACGAACCCCGGAGCTGCCAGGCGTTCAATGGGCGTGGCCTGAAGGAGGTGGCGTGCGGTGGGCGCCATTCGCTATTCCTGTTGCGTGATGGGAGAGTGTACACGTGCGGCTCCAACCGCTGTGGGCAGCTGGGCCACGACAAGCCGGGGGACTCACCAG AACTGGTGGTGGCCCTGGACACCCAGAAGATAGGGGTGGTATCGTGCGGCCAGGCCCACTCCATGGCGCTGAATGAGCAGGGCCAGGTGTTTGCCTGGGGGGCCGGTGGAGGGGGCCAGCTGGGACTGGGGACCGCTGAGGAGACCGTCCCAATCCCCAG GCTGATCAAGAAGCTGTGCGAGCATCGCATCTCTCAAATAATGTGTGGCAACAAGCACTGCATCGCACTCTCTAAAG ACGGTCAGCTGTTCACGTGGGGCCAGAACTCGAGCGGTCAGCTGGGTTTGGGGAAGGGAGAGCCCAGCACCTTGTCTCCCCAGCCCCTCAAGTCTCTGTCAGGTATCCCCCTGGCTCAGATCACCGCTGGGGGAGACCACAGCTTCGCCCTGTCCCTCTCCGGAGCTGTGTTCGGCTGGGGCAAGAACGGCGCCGGACAGCTGGGGTTAAATGACAAACAGG ACCGGTCTGTCCCTTGCCACATCAAGTTCCTCAGATCCCAAAAAGTGGTTTATATCAGCTGTGGGGACGAGCATACAGCTGCCCTCACCAAG GATGGGGGTTTGTTTACGTTTGGGGACGGCTCTCGTGGTCAACTGGGTCATGACTCCACCAACAACGAGCCTCTACCCAGACAGGTGCAGGAGCTGATGGGCAGCGAGGTTTCCCAGATTGCCTGTGGCAG ACACCACACCCTGGCGTTTGTGCCTTCCTCCGGTCTGGTGTATGCTTTCGGTTGTAACACCAATGGTCAGCTGGGCACAGGGATACGAGGTGACATCAAAAGCCCACTTCCTGTCAAAAGCAGCCTCACAGGAAGGCTCACAGGAAGTCCTCGTCATATGTCAG GGCCTGATCATTATGCCATTACAAAAATCAACTGTGGAGGGGACCATAACTTCCTATTGTACTCAGATGAAAAG AGTTCCACCCCTCCTGAAGACTTCCGCGTCACTAACATCAGTAGAAGCATCTCTTTGATAAATGATGCCAGTTTGAATACGTGGAGGATGAAACTCCTAGACAACACAGATTCCACTATCACCAA TGACGTCATTCTCCTGCTGTCTTCCACCGCCTGTTGGAACGCCAGCTTCCTGGATGAGAG TGATGACAGCCATTTTAAGACCAACCCTAAAGTCCCTGGCATCGATCTCAACTCAGTCCGCCTGCTGTTTGAGACACTCAGTAAACCGCCCTTCGCCAGACTATTGGAGCAG GCCACTAAGAGTTTTGAGAGCCTGCTGATCCCCCAGCTGCCCTGCTCTCCCCCTGACGTTGAGGCCATGAGGATCTACCTGATCCTGTCGGAGTGTCCCGCCCTACACGACTCCAAGAACTACATCACCCTCACCATCCCCCTAGCCATGGCCATACTCCGCCTGGATGCCAACCCCAGCAAAGTGCTTG ATAACTGGTGGTGCCTGGTGGACGGCGGTGTGTTCTCCAGGCTGGTGGAAATGTATAAGAGCATCGTGGTGTTCCTGTTAACCGGAGGAAAGGCCCTGCTCGTCCCTGTCTTCCTAGAAAACTATACCAGTGCCACGCTAAAGCTTCTAGAGAAACTTCATAAG GTTAACCTGAAGGCCGGGCATGTGGAGTACAACCGCTTCTATATCCCTGACATCACCACCCTGGTGGACATCCAGGAAGACTACCTCAAGTGGTTTCTGAGTAAAGCAGAGATT AAAATGAGAACACCAGCAGTACAG agctcagtgactttatgTGCCTACCCGTTCATACTGAACGCCCAAGCCAAGACCACCATGCTGCAAACTGACGCTGAGCTACAGATGCAG ATGGCGGTGAGCGGGGCCAACATGCATAACGTTTTCATGCTGCTGACGCTGGAACCCCTCCTGGCACGGAACCCCTTCCTGGTGCTCCACGTACGCAGGGACCACTTAGTGAGCGACGCGCTGAGAGAGCTCACCATCTACTCTGACGTCGACCTCAAGAAGCCCCTCAAG gtGATCTTTGATGGGGAGGAGGCGGTGGATGCAGGGGGGGTAACCAAGGAGTTCTTCCTACTGCTGTTGAAGGAGCTGATGGACCCTGTGTACGGCATGTTCACCCAGTACACCCAGTCCAACCTGCTCTGGTTCTCTGATAAA TGTTTTGTGGAGTACAACTGGTTCAATCTGATAGGGATCATTTGTGGGCTGGCCATCTATAACAGCACCGTGGTGGACCTCCACTTCCCCCTGGTCCTTTACAAGAAGCTACTGGGCGTAGCACCCACTCTGGAGGACCTCAAGGAGCTGTCGCCCACAGAGGGCAG gAGTTTACAACAGCTCCTGGACCATGAGGAAGATGACATTGAGGAGACATTTTGTCTAAACTTTGCT ATCACCAGAGAGTACTATGGTCTGACGGAGGTTAAGGAGCTTATCCCTGGAGGAGACCGCATCACTGTGGACAAGAACAACAG ggaGGAGTTTGTGGAGGCCTACCTGAAGTACATGTTCAGGGACTCGGTGAGCGAGCTGTACCAGGCCTTCTCCTCTGGGTTCCTGAAGGTGTGTGGTGGCAAGATCCTGTCGCTGTTCCAGCCCTCCGAGCTTATGGCCATGGTGGTGGGAAACAACAACTATAACTGGGAGGAAATGGAGAAG AATGCGGTTTACAAAGGAGAGTATTCAGCCACTCATCCGACTGTGAGGATGTTTTGGGAGGTATTCCATGAGTTCCCTCTGGAAAAGAAGAAGCGGTTCTTAT TATTCCTGACGGGCAGCGACCGCATCCCCATCCATGGCATGGAGAGCCTCCGCATCTCCATCCAGTCCACGTCGGCCGAGGAGCACTATCTGCCCGTGGCCCACACCTGCTACAACCTGCTGGACATGCCCCGCTACCAGACCAAAGAGACCCTACACCGCCGTCTGACCCAGGCCGTGGAGCAGTATGAGGGCTTCAGCCTGGTGTGA
- the herc3 gene encoding putative E3 ubiquitin-protein ligase HERC3 isoform X3, with product MCGNKHCIALSKDGQLFTWGQNSSGQLGLGKGEPSTLSPQPLKSLSGIPLAQITAGGDHSFALSLSGAVFGWGKNGAGQLGLNDKQDRSVPCHIKFLRSQKVVYISCGDEHTAALTKDGGLFTFGDGSRGQLGHDSTNNEPLPRQVQELMGSEVSQIACGRHHTLAFVPSSGLVYAFGCNTNGQLGTGIRGDIKSPLPVKSSLTGRLTGSPRHMSGPDHYAITKINCGGDHNFLLYSDEKSSTPPEDFRVTNISRSISLINDASLNTWRMKLLDNTDSTITNDVILLLSSTACWNASFLDESDDSHFKTNPKVPGIDLNSVRLLFETLSKPPFARLLEQATKSFESLLIPQLPCSPPDVEAMRIYLILSECPALHDSKNYITLTIPLAMAILRLDANPSKVLDNWWCLVDGGVFSRLVEMYKSIVVFLLTGGKALLVPVFLENYTSATLKLLEKLHKVNLKAGHVEYNRFYIPDITTLVDIQEDYLKWFLSKAEIKMRTPAVQSSVTLCAYPFILNAQAKTTMLQTDAELQMQMAVSGANMHNVFMLLTLEPLLARNPFLVLHVRRDHLVSDALRELTIYSDVDLKKPLKVIFDGEEAVDAGGVTKEFFLLLLKELMDPVYGMFTQYTQSNLLWFSDKCFVEYNWFNLIGIICGLAIYNSTVVDLHFPLVLYKKLLGVAPTLEDLKELSPTEGRSLQQLLDHEEDDIEETFCLNFAITREYYGLTEVKELIPGGDRITVDKNNREEFVEAYLKYMFRDSVSELYQAFSSGFLKVCGGKILSLFQPSELMAMVVGNNNYNWEEMEKNAVYKGEYSATHPTVRMFWEVFHEFPLEKKKRFLLFLTGSDRIPIHGMESLRISIQSTSAEEHYLPVAHTCYNLLDMPRYQTKETLHRRLTQAVEQYEGFSLV from the exons ATGTGTGGCAACAAGCACTGCATCGCACTCTCTAAAG ACGGTCAGCTGTTCACGTGGGGCCAGAACTCGAGCGGTCAGCTGGGTTTGGGGAAGGGAGAGCCCAGCACCTTGTCTCCCCAGCCCCTCAAGTCTCTGTCAGGTATCCCCCTGGCTCAGATCACCGCTGGGGGAGACCACAGCTTCGCCCTGTCCCTCTCCGGAGCTGTGTTCGGCTGGGGCAAGAACGGCGCCGGACAGCTGGGGTTAAATGACAAACAGG ACCGGTCTGTCCCTTGCCACATCAAGTTCCTCAGATCCCAAAAAGTGGTTTATATCAGCTGTGGGGACGAGCATACAGCTGCCCTCACCAAG GATGGGGGTTTGTTTACGTTTGGGGACGGCTCTCGTGGTCAACTGGGTCATGACTCCACCAACAACGAGCCTCTACCCAGACAGGTGCAGGAGCTGATGGGCAGCGAGGTTTCCCAGATTGCCTGTGGCAG ACACCACACCCTGGCGTTTGTGCCTTCCTCCGGTCTGGTGTATGCTTTCGGTTGTAACACCAATGGTCAGCTGGGCACAGGGATACGAGGTGACATCAAAAGCCCACTTCCTGTCAAAAGCAGCCTCACAGGAAGGCTCACAGGAAGTCCTCGTCATATGTCAG GGCCTGATCATTATGCCATTACAAAAATCAACTGTGGAGGGGACCATAACTTCCTATTGTACTCAGATGAAAAG AGTTCCACCCCTCCTGAAGACTTCCGCGTCACTAACATCAGTAGAAGCATCTCTTTGATAAATGATGCCAGTTTGAATACGTGGAGGATGAAACTCCTAGACAACACAGATTCCACTATCACCAA TGACGTCATTCTCCTGCTGTCTTCCACCGCCTGTTGGAACGCCAGCTTCCTGGATGAGAG TGATGACAGCCATTTTAAGACCAACCCTAAAGTCCCTGGCATCGATCTCAACTCAGTCCGCCTGCTGTTTGAGACACTCAGTAAACCGCCCTTCGCCAGACTATTGGAGCAG GCCACTAAGAGTTTTGAGAGCCTGCTGATCCCCCAGCTGCCCTGCTCTCCCCCTGACGTTGAGGCCATGAGGATCTACCTGATCCTGTCGGAGTGTCCCGCCCTACACGACTCCAAGAACTACATCACCCTCACCATCCCCCTAGCCATGGCCATACTCCGCCTGGATGCCAACCCCAGCAAAGTGCTTG ATAACTGGTGGTGCCTGGTGGACGGCGGTGTGTTCTCCAGGCTGGTGGAAATGTATAAGAGCATCGTGGTGTTCCTGTTAACCGGAGGAAAGGCCCTGCTCGTCCCTGTCTTCCTAGAAAACTATACCAGTGCCACGCTAAAGCTTCTAGAGAAACTTCATAAG GTTAACCTGAAGGCCGGGCATGTGGAGTACAACCGCTTCTATATCCCTGACATCACCACCCTGGTGGACATCCAGGAAGACTACCTCAAGTGGTTTCTGAGTAAAGCAGAGATT AAAATGAGAACACCAGCAGTACAG agctcagtgactttatgTGCCTACCCGTTCATACTGAACGCCCAAGCCAAGACCACCATGCTGCAAACTGACGCTGAGCTACAGATGCAG ATGGCGGTGAGCGGGGCCAACATGCATAACGTTTTCATGCTGCTGACGCTGGAACCCCTCCTGGCACGGAACCCCTTCCTGGTGCTCCACGTACGCAGGGACCACTTAGTGAGCGACGCGCTGAGAGAGCTCACCATCTACTCTGACGTCGACCTCAAGAAGCCCCTCAAG gtGATCTTTGATGGGGAGGAGGCGGTGGATGCAGGGGGGGTAACCAAGGAGTTCTTCCTACTGCTGTTGAAGGAGCTGATGGACCCTGTGTACGGCATGTTCACCCAGTACACCCAGTCCAACCTGCTCTGGTTCTCTGATAAA TGTTTTGTGGAGTACAACTGGTTCAATCTGATAGGGATCATTTGTGGGCTGGCCATCTATAACAGCACCGTGGTGGACCTCCACTTCCCCCTGGTCCTTTACAAGAAGCTACTGGGCGTAGCACCCACTCTGGAGGACCTCAAGGAGCTGTCGCCCACAGAGGGCAG gAGTTTACAACAGCTCCTGGACCATGAGGAAGATGACATTGAGGAGACATTTTGTCTAAACTTTGCT ATCACCAGAGAGTACTATGGTCTGACGGAGGTTAAGGAGCTTATCCCTGGAGGAGACCGCATCACTGTGGACAAGAACAACAG ggaGGAGTTTGTGGAGGCCTACCTGAAGTACATGTTCAGGGACTCGGTGAGCGAGCTGTACCAGGCCTTCTCCTCTGGGTTCCTGAAGGTGTGTGGTGGCAAGATCCTGTCGCTGTTCCAGCCCTCCGAGCTTATGGCCATGGTGGTGGGAAACAACAACTATAACTGGGAGGAAATGGAGAAG AATGCGGTTTACAAAGGAGAGTATTCAGCCACTCATCCGACTGTGAGGATGTTTTGGGAGGTATTCCATGAGTTCCCTCTGGAAAAGAAGAAGCGGTTCTTAT TATTCCTGACGGGCAGCGACCGCATCCCCATCCATGGCATGGAGAGCCTCCGCATCTCCATCCAGTCCACGTCGGCCGAGGAGCACTATCTGCCCGTGGCCCACACCTGCTACAACCTGCTGGACATGCCCCGCTACCAGACCAAAGAGACCCTACACCGCCGTCTGACCCAGGCCGTGGAGCAGTATGAGGGCTTCAGCCTGGTGTGA